Genomic segment of Limnohabitans sp. INBF002:
CAATTGGCAACGTGAACCCGATTGCCGCCAAAGCGCGCGTATTCATCACACCACAACGCCCAGCAGCCCGCCCTCTGCAGCAAGAGCTAGACGACCAAGCCGCGCTGCTGGAAAGCATGAGCGACGAGTTCGATGTGAGCACATTGCTGGATGTGGATGACCAACTGAGTTTCCGACGGCCCGGCATCGGCACGGACGTGACACGCAAACTTCGCAAAGGCGAGTGGAGCCTGCAGGGCCAGCTTGACCTGCATGGCCTACGCACTGACGAAGCACGCGAAGCCCTCGGCCAATTTGTGCGCGACGCCAAACGCATGGGCTGGCGATGCGTGCGCGTGGTGCA
This window contains:
- a CDS encoding Smr/MutS family protein, translated to MKAKSLQDLGAIRKQVNDAALAAAAAEEARREAARRAEAERNLFTTAIGNVNPIAAKARVFITPQRPAARPLQQELDDQAALLESMSDEFDVSTLLDVDDQLSFRRPGIGTDVTRKLRKGEWSLQGQLDLHGLRTDEAREALGQFVRDAKRMGWRCVRVVHGKGLGSPGKEPVLKSKVQRWLVQKNEVLAFVQAKPSDGGAGALVVLLGPSNV